DNA sequence from the Verrucomicrobiia bacterium genome:
GCATCGGGGTTGGTGGCCTGCCATAGTTTTACGGCCAAGGGTGCGGTCTGCGTCGTCACGCGAATGGCGCCGTCTTTTTCCAGTTCCCACCAGAAGCGGGGCAGGGCATCCCCATAGAGCAGGGCATGGTAACAAGCCAATATCGTTTCGGGCGCATCCGACCCTCGGAGCGAATGGTCCGTATTGGGGATGTAGCGCAGGTACTTTATTCCCGGCAGGTCCTTGAAATAAAACTGCGATGAATCCGGCAGGAAAAACTGGTCACCTGTATCGTTGATCAGGAACTTGGGCATCGTATAACGCCGGCGATAAGAATAGGGCTCCACAATGTCCATCAAGGCGTGGTATTGGGGCGTGCCGGTCCAATCCATTATGCCAAAGCGCTCATAATCCTGTATCGCCGGCGCCCAGAACCCATAAGCCGCGTAATGGTGCATAAACGAGGGCTCGATGTTCAGCAGGTCAATCACAATCGGGATAATCCCGATCACTCGCCTGTCCACCGCCGCGGTGGTCCAAGTCGTCCAGCCTCTCTTTGAGGCCCCCGCCACCACGAACTTCTCCAGCTTCAGCCCGCCGGCCTCGGGCCCGGAGCAAAACGCCGTCACCGTGTCCATCGCGCGCACCGCGGCTTTGGTCATCGGCAGGCGCGCCGGCCATTTGGCATCGCCAGTGCGTAGGAACTTATCCCACGTATAGGCGATGATTGCATCCTCCGTGCGCCTCTGGGTCTCTCCGGCGAATACCAGGGGCTGATTGGGGACCATCCGCAGTTCGGTCACCACAGAATGGGTCGCCAGCGCGATCCGAAGGAGGTTGCCATCGGCCCCTTTTGGCGGCGGCCGGTCATTGGCGCCTCCGTCAATGAACAAGAGCGACTTCGAACTTTGGACCGTCTCGGGACGCACGATGATCATCCAATGTTTCCAAAGTGGACGGTCCACCTGGTTGGTGGTCAACCAGGCCTGCGAGGTCATCTCCAGGATGAATGTGGTCTGCCCCGCGCCAGGCACGGTCTTTAGCAGGTGAAAACTATAATTCGTATCCGGCGCGGCAACATAGTCGTCCAAAGCCGTCCGTTCTTCTCGCGGCGCCGCCGCCGCGGTAATCTGTGGACCAGTCGGAGGCGCCGTCGCCGGCCTCGAGCATCCCATTGCGAGCAACAGCGCCGCAATCGCCACGACTGCGCGCCAGCATCTTGGACTTTGTTCTTTCATAATAAACCCCGTTTAACTGCTCACCTTGATCTGCCCGGCCCGATGGCGTTTCAACAACTCGATATCCGCATCCACCATCAGCCGGGCGAGGTCCGCAAAACGTGTCTTTGGCGCCCAACCCAATTCACGCTTTGCTTTGCTGTAATCGCCAATCAGCAAATCCACCTCGGCTGGCCGGTAATAGCGCGGGTCGATATCGACGTGCTCCTCCCAGTTCAAGCCCGCATGACCGAAGGCCACTTCCAAAAACTCCCGCACCGAATGCGTTTCATTAGTGGCGATGACGTAATCGTCGCCTTTATC
Encoded proteins:
- a CDS encoding PhoPQ-activated pathogenicity-related family protein, producing MKEQSPRCWRAVVAIAALLLAMGCSRPATAPPTGPQITAAAAPREERTALDDYVAAPDTNYSFHLLKTVPGAGQTTFILEMTSQAWLTTNQVDRPLWKHWMIIVRPETVQSSKSLLFIDGGANDRPPPKGADGNLLRIALATHSVVTELRMVPNQPLVFAGETQRRTEDAIIAYTWDKFLRTGDAKWPARLPMTKAAVRAMDTVTAFCSGPEAGGLKLEKFVVAGASKRGWTTWTTAAVDRRVIGIIPIVIDLLNIEPSFMHHYAAYGFWAPAIQDYERFGIMDWTGTPQYHALMDIVEPYSYRRRYTMPKFLINDTGDQFFLPDSSQFYFKDLPGIKYLRYIPNTDHSLRGSDAPETILACYHALLYGDALPRFWWELEKDGAIRVTTQTAPLAVKLWQATNPDARDFRLETFGPHWESSDLAPQSEGVYVAKVPEPAKGWTGFFVELTFRSGCQAPFKFTTQVRVVPDKLLYHWQRTGPPP